The window CGCCGTGGGAGGCCTCGTGGGCGGCCAACAGCTCGATGTATTCCAGCAGCGGCACCCGGCGGCCGTCGGCCAGGGTCACCTCTGCCGTCAGGTGCTCCCTGCCCAGGCGGGATAGGAGGCGGAGGGTCTGGTAACGGTTCCAGGCCAGCTCGTCCACTAGCTCCCGCACGCTGCGGCCCCGCCTGGCCTCCACCTGCTCTTGGTTCCAGGCGTCCACGCCGCGCAGGGCGTCCAGGGCGGCCGGCGGCTCCTCTCCCAGCAACACCCTCAGCCGCAGGTGGGCGCGCAGGTCGTTGCTGGCCACGTGGGCCAGGAGGTCGCGGTAGGTCCAGCCGGGCGTCTCGGGGCAGGGCTCGTCCCAGGCGTCATCGGCCAGGGAATACACGGCCCGCAGGAAGCCCTCGCGATACCGCCACAGGAGGCGGAACTTCGCCTCTATTTCGGGAAGGAACGTCAAAGGCTCGGGGCGCCAGTCCTGCTCCAGGGCGCGGCGGATATCGTCGGCGTGCTGGCGGTCGTGGTATCCCGCCCAGAGCCAGTCCTCCACCTTGAGGGTGTAGCCGGGGCCCATGGGCACCGGCATCTCCAGGTAGTGCAGGTGGCGCTTGCCGATGCGTCGGGCAGCGGCGATGAAGCG of the Dehalococcoidia bacterium genome contains:
- a CDS encoding maleylpyruvate isomerase N-terminal domain-containing protein, giving the protein MPLPQVQAAIRDLRQAHRHLLRLVDSLSPEDWYRYVPYGEWTVKDLVAHLVGDLSPGGAGLILAGILTPEFIAGTAESLDRRAMNARLVAERARLTPADLRQLLFHSHDRFIAAARRIGKRHLHYLEMPVPMGPGYTLKVEDWLWAGYHDRQHADDIRRALEQDWRPEPLTFLPEIEAKFRLLWRYREGFLRAVYSLADDAWDEPCPETPGWTYRDLLAHVASNDLRAHLRLRVLLGEEPPAALDALRGVDAWNQEQVEARRGRSVRELVDELAWNRYQTLRLLSRLGREHLTAEVTLADGRRVPLLEYIELLAAHEASHGGKMVPASRARRWQKQPVS